Proteins from one Ramlibacter sp. PS4R-6 genomic window:
- a CDS encoding YfhL family 4Fe-4S dicluster ferredoxin, which yields MALMITDECINCDVCEPECPNQAIFLGPEIYQIDPHKCTECVGHFDEPQCVQVCPVDCIPIDPAHTEARETLWQKYRRLTAQAGEAAPSPSSASLSPSSPNPERPL from the coding sequence ATGGCATTGATGATCACCGACGAGTGCATCAACTGCGACGTGTGCGAGCCCGAGTGCCCCAACCAGGCGATCTTCCTGGGGCCCGAGATCTACCAGATCGACCCGCACAAGTGCACGGAATGCGTCGGCCACTTCGACGAACCGCAGTGCGTCCAGGTGTGCCCGGTCGACTGCATCCCGATCGACCCCGCGCACACGGAAGCGCGCGAGACCCTGTGGCAGAAGTACCGGCGGCTGACGGCGCAGGCGGGAGAAGCCGCGCCTAGCCCTTCTTCTGCTTCTCTTTCGCCTTCTTCCCCGAACCCGGAACGGCCGCTGTAA
- the pth gene encoding aminoacyl-tRNA hydrolase yields MIKLFVGLGNPGPEYEYTRHNAGFWWVDALSRELKAPLVTDKGYHGLVARANVHGHTVWLLEPQTFMNVSGRSVAALARFYKIQPEEILVVHDELDIAPGQAKLKLGGGHAGHNGLRDIHAQLGTGDYWRLRIGIGHPGDKNEVANWVLKKPAPEQRTAIEECVARTLKAFPALMAGEMEKATLLIHTSKPPRPKPPKPEGGTP; encoded by the coding sequence ATGATCAAGCTCTTCGTCGGCCTGGGAAATCCCGGCCCCGAGTACGAATACACCCGCCACAACGCCGGGTTCTGGTGGGTCGACGCGCTGTCACGCGAGCTGAAGGCGCCGCTGGTCACCGACAAGGGCTACCACGGCCTGGTCGCACGGGCCAACGTGCACGGCCACACGGTGTGGCTGCTGGAGCCGCAGACCTTCATGAACGTTTCCGGCCGCTCGGTCGCGGCGCTGGCGCGCTTCTACAAGATCCAGCCCGAGGAGATCCTCGTGGTGCACGACGAGCTGGACATCGCGCCGGGCCAGGCCAAGCTGAAGCTGGGCGGGGGCCACGCGGGCCACAACGGCCTGCGCGACATCCACGCGCAGCTGGGCACCGGCGACTACTGGCGCCTGCGCATCGGCATCGGCCACCCGGGCGACAAGAACGAGGTCGCGAACTGGGTGCTGAAGAAGCCGGCGCCGGAACAGCGCACGGCCATCGAGGAATGCGTCGCGCGCACGCTCAAGGCCTTCCCCGCGCTGATGGCCGGCGAGATGGAGAAGGCCACGCTGCTCATTCACACCAGCAAACCGCCGCGGCCGAAGCCGCCGAAACCGGAGGGGGGAACACCATGA
- a CDS encoding 50S ribosomal protein L25/general stress protein Ctc, whose amino-acid sequence MKFVAFERNKQGTGASRRLRNTGRAPGIVYGGNGQPQLIELDHNALWHALKKEAFHSTILDMELAGKEAKVLLRDVQYHPYKPQIVHVDFQRVDAKTKLHMKVPFHFVKAEESQAVKFENCVVNHVMSEVDISCFPADLPEFIEVDLSGMKKGISLHLSEVKLPKGVTAVTHGKKDPVVVSVAVVGGEEPTEAAAAVEGAPAAAAVPAAADAKADAKAPAKDAKADAKAPAKDDKKKK is encoded by the coding sequence TGAAATTCGTCGCTTTCGAGCGCAACAAGCAGGGGACGGGTGCGAGCCGCCGTCTTCGCAACACCGGCCGCGCGCCGGGCATCGTGTACGGTGGCAACGGCCAGCCGCAGCTGATCGAGCTCGATCACAACGCGCTGTGGCACGCCCTGAAGAAGGAAGCCTTCCACTCCACCATCCTGGACATGGAACTGGCGGGCAAGGAAGCCAAGGTGCTGCTGCGTGACGTGCAGTACCACCCCTACAAGCCGCAGATCGTGCACGTGGACTTCCAGCGCGTGGACGCCAAGACCAAGCTGCACATGAAGGTGCCGTTCCACTTCGTGAAGGCCGAGGAGTCGCAGGCCGTCAAGTTCGAGAACTGCGTGGTCAACCACGTGATGTCCGAAGTGGACATCTCCTGCTTCCCGGCCGACCTGCCCGAGTTCATCGAGGTGGACCTGTCCGGCATGAAGAAGGGCATCTCGCTGCACCTGAGCGAGGTGAAGCTGCCCAAGGGCGTGACCGCCGTGACGCACGGCAAGAAGGACCCGGTCGTGGTGTCCGTGGCGGTGGTGGGCGGCGAAGAGCCGACCGAAGCCGCTGCCGCCGTCGAGGGCGCCCCCGCTGCCGCCGCGGTTCCGGCCGCCGCGGATGCGAAGGCCGATGCCAAGGCGCCCGCCAAGGACGCCAAGGCCGATGCCAAGGCCCCCGCGAAGGACGACAAGAAGAAGAAGTAA